One Rosa chinensis cultivar Old Blush chromosome 5, RchiOBHm-V2, whole genome shotgun sequence genomic region harbors:
- the LOC112202733 gene encoding nucleosome assembly protein 1;2 gives MRNDKDNVKVSDLGSSAVGKGELRPRFLNPVKHSYLLKILSLDARNRVEELMEIQEVHDRLKAEFYKERGALEAKYEKSYEPLYEQRYNITNGVIIDCESATANQEEKGVPNFWLFAFRGNDVLNDMIMDHDERVLKHLENVKWVRTDNLRGFKLEFYFRPNPFFKNSILSMTYHMIDDDDSIIEKVIGTEVQWHSKNCLERDMTQHSISFFNIFSPTEVHNKYKDLGLKYEMEQNYFIGLTIRDEIIPRAILWFTGEAALQKMTKITTEHSCFLDSLSPGVKKHVNILENIQSDHDELKKMFYKERANLEAKYQNLFQNLYDKRCDIVNGVVQAKKVSNDSEASINQEDITIQDIKAPEEKSVPNFWRHALVNHELLDAEITTPDGRALMYLKDIKCSRIDSPKGFKLEFFFNKNPFFKNSVLIKTYEYLDEDEAIVQKVTGLKIEWYPKNCLTSKVIKKPEKEINSVDIRPEQCESFFNFFDPLPIDEKAPKEHIDEMRRDLYIGLTIRDEIIPRAVLWYVGEGAQGKMSIDWGESEDEEGDEN, from the exons ATGAGGAACGACAAGGATAACGTCAAGGTTTCTGATCTTGGATCTTCTGCTG TTGGTAAAGGAGAGCTTCGACCACGCTTTCTTAATCCTGTCAAG CACTCCTATCTCCTCAAGATCCTTTCACTCGATGCCAGAAATCGCGTTGAGGAACTTATGGAGATTCAG GAAGTGCATGACCGATTAAAGGCAGAGTTTTACAAGGAGAGGGGAGCACTTGAAGCCAAATATGAGAAATCATATGAACCTCTGTACGAACAG CGATACAATATCACAAATGGAGTCATTATTGATTGTGAATCTGCAACAGCAAATCAAGAGG AAAAGGGAGTGCCTAATTTTTGGCTCTTTGCTTTCAGAGGCAATGATGTGCTAAATGATATG ATCATGGACCATGACGAAAGAGTTCTCAAACATCTTGAAAACGTCAAGTGGGTCAGGACAGATAACCTTAGGGGTTTCAAACTCGAATTCTACTTTCGTCCCAACCCTTTCTTTAAGAACTCTATCTTGTCCATGACATATCACATGATTGATGACGATGATTCCATTATAGAGAAAGTAATAGG GACGGAAGTTCAGTGGCATTCAAAAAACTGCTTGGAGAGAGACATGACTCAACATTCTATAAGTTTCTTCAACATTTTCAGTCCGACTGAAGTTCATAACAAGTATAAA GACCTAGGACTGAAATACGAGATGGAACAAAATTATTTCATTGG ACTAACCATTCGGGATGAGATAATTCCTCGTGCTATATTATGGTTTACGGGGGAGGCTGCGCTACAGAAGATGACAAAGATCACAACAGAGCATTCCTGTTTCCTTGATAGCCTATCTCCGGGTGTTAAAAAGCATGTTAATATTCTTGAAAACATTCAG AGCGACCATGATGAACTGAAGAAAATGTTTTACAAGGAAAGAGCAAACCTTGAAGCCAAGTATCAAAACTTGTTTCAGAATTTGTATGATAAG CGATGCGATATTGTGAATGGTGTTGTTCAAGCTAAAAAAGTGTCTAATGACTCCGAAGCATCAATTAATCAAGAGGATATTACAATTCAAGATATCAAGGCTCCCGAAG AGAAAAGTGTACCTAACTTTTGGCGCCATGCTTTGGTAAACCATGAGTTGCTAGATGCGGAG ATTACGACTCCCGATGGACGAGCTCTCATGTATCTTAAAGACATCAAGTGCTCAAGGATAGATAGTCCTAAGGGGTTTAAACTTGAGTTCTTCTTTAATAAAAATCCTTTCTTTAAAAACTCTGTCTTGATCAAGACATATGAATATCTAGATGAAGATGAGGCCATTGTACAGAAAGTAACAGG GTTGAAGATCGAATGGTATCCCAAAAACTGCTTGACATCGAAGGTCATTAAGAAGCCTGAGAAGGAAATAAATAGTGTTGACATTAGACCGGAACAATGTGAAAGTTTCTTCAACTTTTTCGATCCACTTCCAATTGATGAAAAAGCT CCCAAGGAACACATAGACGAGATGAGGCGAGATCTTTACATTGG GTTAACCATTCGAGACGAGATCATTCCTCGTGCTGTTCTATGGTATGTAGGGGAGGGTGCACAGGGAAAGATGTCCATCGATTGGGGAGAGTCAGAAGATGAAGAAGGTGATGAAAactag
- the LOC112203011 gene encoding DNA topoisomerase 6 subunit A3: MREITTEIRTVYYRNPELFKSRDKVSAAIDDLCCMIGCTRSSLHVYASEKGIVFGNISFSVGNQRYNCTTGGIKGTPIPSKTDKIKSMKNKDALFILVVKKETVFQRLVEDGFCRKYRCILITAKGMPDVASRFFLRKMWSEFQLPVFALVDFDPYGLKILSVFRNGSKNMSFDSENLTTPDIKLIGMLHKDIERYQIREDLKLKMTDFDIKTAKSLLKKPYISEEEKEGLRYMLDNGIKCEVEAWYSHGIEFLSKVVLPLKIQSMVVPGQPSA; encoded by the coding sequence ATGAGGGAGATAACCACGGAAATTCGTACGGTCTATTACCGAAATCCTGAACTCTTCAAAAGTCGAGACAAGGTCAGTGCAGCCATTGACGATCTATGCTGTATGATTGGCTGCACTAGATCTAGCCTTCATGTCTATGCAAGTGAAAAGGGTATTGTTTTCGGTAATATTTCTTTCAGTGTGGGAAATCAGCGGTATAACTGTACTACCGGCGGCATTAAAGGAACACCGATCCCGTCAAAGACCGATAAGATTAAAAGTATGAAAAATAAGGATGCACTATTTATATTAGTCGTGAAGAAAGAGACAGTATTTCAACGATTGGTCGAGGACGGATTTTGCAGAAAGTATCGCTGCATCTTAATAACAGCAAAAGGCATGCCAGACGTCGCAAGCAGATTCTTTTTGAGAAAAATGTGGAGTGAGTTTCAGCTTCCTGTGTTTGCACTCGTGGACTTCGATCCATATGGATTGAAGATTCTTTCCGTCTTCCGTAATGGGTCGAAGAACATGTCGTTTGATAGTGAGAATCTCACCACACCAGATATTAAGTTGATAGGTATGCTGCACAAGGATATAGAAAGATATCAAATACGTGAAGATCTTAAGTTGAAGATGACTGATTTTGATATAAAGACTGCAAAATCATTGTTGAAGAAACCATATATTAGTGAGGAAGAAAAGGAGGGGCTGCGGTATATGTTGGACAACGGAATAAAGTGTGAAGTCGAAGCTTGGTATTCTCATGGCATTGAATTTTTGTCGAAGGTAGTTTTGCCCCTAAAGATTCAGAGCATGGTTGTTCCCGGCCAGCCAAGTGCTTGA
- the LOC112166196 gene encoding 3'-N-debenzoyl-2'-deoxytaxol N-benzoyltransferase: MQVKISDTTVVVPSKPPFADDHLLPLTHLDNDANLRVTFRYVRAYVTTTNSPDPFQVISAALSAALVHYYPLAANLRRRRDNRFELFCSNGQGVPLIRASVDSTLDSVSQLNDADSQFLEQLVPDPDPNEAMVNPCVLQVTVFKCGGYTLGAAISHSLCDGMGATQFFNAMAELARGSGEISVQPIWDRSGLLRPRDPPLVETPVLHEFLKLDRQFSPYEHGKQLGKVVRECFEAKDECIEKFKTELLEQSGLSFTTFEALGAYIWRAKVKSSRIAMGEMVTFAYALNVRKLVNPPLPIGYWGNGCIAMYVKLSAEELIGKPMWEVADSIKKSKSNATDEYVRSFIDFQELHYDEGITAGKEVSGFTDWRHLRHSTVDFGWGGPVTVLPLSRNLLGSVEPCFFLPCSGSKGKKDGFKIMLNLRESAMAAFRKEMEKFSSQEFGLSFVTKK, translated from the exons ATGCAAGTCAAAATCTCCGACACGACCGTCGTCGTTCCCTCCAAACCCCCATTCGCCGACGACCACCTCCTCCCGCTCACCCACCTCGACAACGACGCCAACCTCCGTGTCACCTTCCGTTACGTCCGCGCTTACGTCACCACCACCAACTCCCCCGACCCCTTCCAAGTCATCTCTGCCGCACTCTCCGCCGCGCTGGTCCACTACTACCCTCTCGCCGCCAATCTCCGCCGCCGTCGCGACAACCGTTTCGAGCTCTTCTGCTCCAACGGCCAGGGCGTCCCGCTCATACGCGCCTCCGTCGATTCCACCCTCGACTCGGTGAGTCAACTCAATGACGCGGACAGCCAGTTTCTCGAGCAGTTGGTACCCGACCCGGATCCGAATGAGGCCATGGTAAACCCGTGCGTGTTGCAAGTCACGGTGTTCAAGTGCGGCGGGTACACCCTCGGAGCCGCCATAAGCCACTCTCTGTGCGACGGAATGGGCGCCACTCAGTTCTTCAACGCCATGGCTGAGCTGGCTCGCGGGTCGGGTGAGATTTCGGTGCAGCCAATCTGGGACAGATCGGGTCTGCTCCGACCCAGAGATCCGCCCCTAGTCGAGACGCCGGTGCTGCACGAGTTTCTGAAATTAGATCGGCAGTTCTCACCGTATGAACATGGAAAGCAATTAGGTAAGGTTGTGAGGGAATGCTTTGAAGCTAAGGATGAGTGTATTGAGAAGTTCAAGACTGAGCTATTGGAGCAATCCGGGTTGAGCTTCACCACGTTCGAAGCTTTGGGTGCTTATATATGGCGAGCCAA GGTCAAATCGTCGAGAATTGCCATGGGCGAAATGGTGACGTTTGCCTATGCACTCAATGTTCGGAAGCTAGTAAACCCTCCGTTGCCAATAGGGTATTGGGGAAATGGTTGCATTGCAATGTACGTGAAGCTGAGCGCCGAGGAGTTGATTGGAAAGCCAATGTGGGAAGTTGCGGATTCGATAAAGAAGAGCAAAAGCAATGCCACGGATGAGTATGTGCGGTCATTCATTGATTTTCAGGAGCTGCATTACGATGAGGGAATCACGGCAGGAAAAGAAGTGAGTGGGTTCACGGATTGGAGGCACTTGCGCCACTCGACGGttgattttgggtggggaggTCCTGTGACTGTTTTGCCGCTTTCGAGGAACTTGCTTGGGAGTGTTGAGCCTTGCTTTTTCTTGCCTTGTTCTGGAAGCAAGGGAAAGAAAGATGGGTTCAAAATTATGTTGAATCTGAGAGAGAGTGCTATGGCTGCTTTTAGAAAGGAGATGGAGAAGTTTAGCAGCCAAGAATTTGGGTTGTCATTTGTAACTAAGAAATAG